One window from the genome of Streptococcus salivarius encodes:
- the ruvA gene encoding Holliday junction branch migration protein RuvA, which translates to MYDYIKGTLVKITAKYIVIEANGLGYIVTVANPYSFSDQMNQTIQVYLHQVIRDDAHLLFGFHTEDEKEVFLKLISVSGIGPTTALAIVAVDDNQGLVAAIDNSDIKYLMKFPKIGKKTAQQMVLDLVGKFAELPTETTKTTPSQPEGNHQLDEAMEALLALGYKVAELKKIKAFFEGTNETAEQYIKSALKMLMK; encoded by the coding sequence ATGTATGATTACATCAAGGGAACTCTAGTGAAAATTACTGCCAAGTATATTGTTATAGAAGCAAACGGCCTAGGTTATATTGTCACTGTAGCGAACCCATATAGTTTTTCTGACCAGATGAATCAGACTATCCAAGTCTACCTTCATCAGGTTATTAGGGATGACGCCCACCTTCTTTTTGGTTTCCATACTGAAGATGAAAAAGAGGTCTTCCTTAAGCTTATTTCAGTTTCTGGAATAGGTCCGACGACTGCTCTAGCCATTGTTGCTGTAGATGATAATCAAGGCTTGGTGGCTGCCATTGATAATAGTGACATCAAGTACCTGATGAAGTTTCCAAAGATTGGTAAAAAGACAGCCCAGCAAATGGTTTTGGACTTGGTAGGGAAATTTGCAGAGTTACCAACAGAAACGACCAAGACGACACCAAGTCAACCTGAAGGGAATCATCAGTTGGATGAGGCTATGGAAGCTTTGCTTGCTCTAGGTTATAAAGTTGCAGAACTTAAGAAAATCAAAGCCTTCTTCGAAGGTACTAATGAAACGGCAGAGCAATACATTAAATCAGCTCTTAAGATGTTGATGAAATGA
- a CDS encoding DNA-3-methyladenine glycosylase I encodes MVNRCRWVPTDNKLYCDYHDKEWGKPIVDDQKLFELLCLESYQSGLSWLTVLNKRQAFNRVFHNYDIECVAQFSLSELEEALQNPDIIRHKLKLEATVNNAKQVLKLQDAFGSLSQYFWHFFDGKPLINNVPTYKDVPSSTDLSKQIAKDLKKRGFKFLGPTTIYSFLQAAGFVNDHENNCDFK; translated from the coding sequence ATGGTCAATCGATGTCGTTGGGTTCCAACCGACAACAAACTCTATTGTGATTATCATGATAAGGAATGGGGAAAACCTATTGTTGATGATCAAAAACTTTTTGAGCTTCTTTGCTTAGAAAGTTATCAGTCAGGGCTTTCCTGGTTAACGGTTTTAAATAAGCGTCAGGCTTTTAATCGTGTTTTTCATAACTATGATATTGAGTGTGTTGCCCAGTTTAGCCTAAGTGAACTTGAAGAAGCGCTTCAAAATCCGGATATCATTCGTCACAAACTTAAACTAGAAGCAACTGTAAATAATGCCAAACAAGTACTTAAACTCCAAGATGCATTTGGCTCCCTATCCCAATATTTTTGGCATTTCTTTGACGGGAAGCCCTTGATAAATAACGTTCCCACATATAAGGACGTCCCATCATCAACAGACCTTTCTAAACAAATAGCAAAGGATTTAAAAAAGCGAGGGTTTAAATTTTTAGGCCCGACTACCATTTACTCATTTTTACAAGCCGCAGGATTTGTGAATGATCATGAAAATAACTGTGACTTCAAATAA
- a CDS encoding competence/damage-inducible protein A has translation MKAELIAVGTEILTGQITNTNAQFLSEKLAELGIDVYFHTAVGDNENRLLSVLDQASKRSDLVILCGGLGPTEDDLTKQTLAKFLGKELIFDEEASKKLDSFFATRPKHTRTPNNERQAQIVEGAIPLQNPTGLAVGGVITAQGVTYVVLPGPPSELKPMVNQELVPALTENHASLYSRVLRFFGVGESQLVTILKDFIVNQTDPTIAPYAKVGEVTLRLSTKASSREEADQKLDVLEKQIRSTKTLDGKSLSDFIYGYGESNSLAFEAFRLLKNHGKTITAAESLTAGLFQASIADFSGASQVFKGGFVTYSIEEKSKMLDIPLSQLEKHGVVSHFTAEKMAEGARAKTDSDYGIALTGVAGPDSLEGHPAGTVFIGIADRNQVRSIKVVIGGRSRSDVRYISTLYAFNLVRQALLQETT, from the coding sequence ATGAAAGCTGAATTGATTGCAGTAGGAACCGAAATCCTAACCGGGCAAATCACCAATACCAATGCCCAATTTTTATCTGAGAAACTAGCTGAACTAGGAATTGACGTGTATTTTCACACAGCAGTAGGAGACAATGAAAACCGCCTACTCTCAGTTCTAGACCAAGCTAGTAAACGTAGTGACTTAGTCATACTTTGTGGAGGACTTGGTCCTACTGAGGATGACTTAACCAAGCAAACACTGGCTAAGTTTTTAGGCAAAGAACTCATTTTTGATGAGGAGGCAAGTAAAAAATTGGACAGTTTCTTTGCTACTCGTCCTAAACACACACGAACGCCTAATAATGAACGTCAAGCGCAAATTGTTGAGGGGGCTATCCCTTTGCAAAATCCTACAGGTCTTGCAGTTGGAGGCGTCATTACTGCTCAAGGGGTGACCTATGTAGTCTTACCTGGTCCACCAAGTGAACTCAAACCTATGGTGAATCAGGAACTTGTTCCAGCACTTACTGAGAATCACGCAAGTCTTTATTCGAGAGTCCTAAGATTCTTTGGCGTTGGAGAAAGTCAATTGGTGACTATTCTGAAGGATTTTATTGTTAACCAAACAGATCCAACCATAGCTCCATACGCTAAAGTGGGGGAAGTAACACTTCGCTTGTCTACAAAGGCTTCTTCACGAGAAGAAGCAGATCAAAAACTAGATGTTTTAGAAAAACAAATTCGTTCTACTAAAACTCTAGATGGCAAATCCTTATCTGATTTTATTTATGGGTATGGAGAGTCTAATAGTTTAGCCTTTGAAGCTTTTCGTTTGCTTAAGAACCATGGCAAGACTATCACTGCAGCTGAAAGCCTAACAGCAGGTTTATTTCAGGCTAGTATTGCTGATTTTTCAGGAGCCTCACAAGTATTTAAAGGCGGCTTTGTTACTTACAGCATTGAAGAAAAATCTAAAATGTTGGATATTCCCTTGTCGCAACTAGAAAAACATGGTGTTGTCAGTCATTTTACTGCAGAAAAAATGGCTGAAGGTGCCCGAGCTAAAACAGATAGCGATTACGGAATTGCACTTACCGGTGTAGCTGGACCAGATTCATTAGAAGGACACCCAGCAGGTACAGTATTTATTGGTATTGCTGATAGGAATCAAGTAAGGTCAATCAAGGTTGTTATAGGTGGAAGAAGTCGTTCTGACGTTAGATATATTAGTACCCTCTATGCCTTTAACCTAGTTCGCCAAGCTTTATTACAAGAGACAACTTGA
- the recA gene encoding recombinase RecA: protein MAKKTKKTEEITKKFGDERRKALDDALKNIEKDFGKGAVMRLGERAEQKVQVMSSGSLALDIALGAGGYPKGRIIEIYGPESSGKTTVALHAVAQTQKEGGIAAFIDAEHALDPAYAAALGVNIDELLLSQPDSGEQGLEIAGKLIDSGAVDLVVVDSVAALVPRAEIDGDIGDSHVGLQARMMSQAMRKLSASINKTKTIAIFINQLREKVGIMFGNPETTPGGRALKFYASVRLDVRGNTQIKGTGDKKDQNVGKETKIKVVKNKVAPPFKEAFVEIMYGEGISQTGELVKIASDLGIIQKAGAWFSYNGEKIGQGSENAKKYLADHPDIFEEIDHKVRVHYGLIEPDEEDSVEETQVEATSDELVLDLDSTIEIEE, encoded by the coding sequence GTGGCTAAGAAAACAAAGAAAACAGAAGAAATTACAAAGAAATTTGGAGATGAGCGTCGTAAAGCACTTGATGATGCTTTGAAGAATATTGAAAAAGATTTTGGTAAGGGTGCGGTTATGCGTCTTGGTGAGCGTGCAGAGCAGAAGGTTCAGGTTATGAGCTCAGGCTCGCTAGCTTTGGATATTGCTCTTGGTGCAGGTGGTTATCCTAAAGGTCGTATTATCGAAATTTACGGACCAGAATCATCAGGTAAAACAACTGTAGCCCTCCATGCTGTTGCTCAGACACAAAAAGAAGGTGGAATTGCTGCCTTTATCGATGCAGAACATGCCCTTGACCCTGCTTATGCGGCAGCCCTAGGTGTTAATATCGATGAGCTTCTTTTATCACAACCTGATTCAGGTGAACAAGGTCTCGAAATTGCTGGTAAGCTGATTGACTCTGGTGCAGTTGATTTGGTTGTTGTTGACTCAGTTGCAGCCTTGGTACCTCGTGCAGAAATTGATGGAGATATTGGTGACAGTCATGTTGGGCTTCAAGCGCGTATGATGAGTCAAGCCATGCGTAAGCTATCTGCATCTATTAATAAAACAAAAACAATTGCTATCTTCATTAACCAATTGCGTGAAAAAGTTGGTATTATGTTTGGTAATCCAGAAACGACCCCTGGTGGACGTGCTCTGAAATTCTATGCATCAGTACGTCTTGATGTACGTGGAAATACGCAAATCAAAGGGACTGGTGATAAAAAAGATCAAAATGTTGGTAAGGAAACTAAAATCAAGGTTGTCAAAAACAAAGTTGCCCCACCATTTAAAGAAGCCTTTGTCGAAATTATGTATGGTGAAGGGATTTCACAAACAGGTGAGCTTGTAAAAATCGCTAGTGATTTAGGAATTATTCAAAAAGCCGGAGCATGGTTCTCATATAATGGAGAGAAGATTGGTCAAGGATCTGAAAATGCTAAAAAATATTTGGCAGATCATCCAGATATTTTTGAAGAAATTGATCATAAAGTACGTGTACACTATGGTTTGATTGAACCAGATGAAGAGGATAGTGTTGAAGAAACACAAGTTGAAGCAACATCTGATGAACTTGTTTTGGACCTTGATTCAACCATTGAAATTGAAGAATGA
- the spx gene encoding transcriptional regulator Spx, with protein MIKIYTISSCTSCKKAKTWLNNHQLPYKEQNLGKEPLTKEEILNILSKTENGVESIVSSKNRYAKALNCDIDELSVSEVIDLIQENPRILKSPILIDDKRLQVGYKEDDIRAFLPRSIRNVENSQARMRAAL; from the coding sequence ATGATTAAGATTTATACAATCTCAAGTTGTACAAGTTGTAAAAAAGCAAAAACATGGTTGAACAACCATCAACTTCCTTATAAAGAACAAAACCTTGGTAAAGAACCACTTACAAAAGAAGAAATCTTAAACATCCTATCAAAAACAGAGAATGGTGTTGAGAGCATTGTTTCATCAAAAAATCGCTATGCTAAAGCTTTAAATTGTGATATCGATGAGCTCAGTGTTAGTGAAGTGATTGATTTGATTCAAGAAAACCCAAGAATCTTGAAAAGTCCAATCTTAATTGATGATAAGAGATTGCAAGTGGGGTATAAAGAAGATGACATCCGTGCGTTCTTACCGCGCTCAATACGAAATGTCGAAAATTCACAAGCACGTATGCGAGCAGCTCTATAA